One window from the genome of Microcebus murinus isolate Inina chromosome X, M.murinus_Inina_mat1.0, whole genome shotgun sequence encodes:
- the LOC142865828 gene encoding regucalcin-like, translated as MASPKIEAVVRERHRMAECPVWEEETGRLVYVDINARKVCRWSPLSGEVQTVGLRNRVGCVGLCREGTYVVAAGTCLGFLDWGTQEARWVARLDTDKPHNRFNDGKVDPAGRFVAGTMPEASAPGEWQRGQGSLYSLQPDGSVARRLHGLGISNGLDWSLDHRTFYHVDSLEYCVRAYDYDTHTGGIGNPRLLCRLAQGQGMPDGLCVDATGKLWVACIDGGRVVCLDPETGTLLRTVAMPVSRVTSCCFGGPSFADLYVTSAADGLGPEQLLQEPQAGHVFKVSGLGVCGRAPHCFPC; from the exons ATGGCGTCCCCCAAGATCGAGGCTGTCGTCAGGGAGCGGCACCGCATGGCTGAGTGTCCCGTGTGGGAGGAGGAGACCGGGCGGCTCGTGTACGTGGACATCAACGCCAGGAAGGTGTGCCGGTGGAGCCCGCTGTCCGGAGAGGTGCAGACCGTGGGCCTGA GAAACCGCGTGGGCTGCGTGGGCCTGTGCCGGGAGGGGACGTACGTGGTGGCCGCGGgcacctgccttggcttcctggaCTGGGGCACGCAGGAGGCGCGCTGGGTGGCCCGGCTGGACACGGACAAGCCCCACAACAGGTTCAACGACGGGAAGGTGGACCCCGCTGGGAGGTTCGTGGCAG GCACCATGCCGGAGGCGTCCGCGCCGGGCGAGTGGCAGCGGGGGCAGGGCTCGCTGTACTCGCTGCAGCCCGACGGCTCGGTGGCCCGACGGCTGCACGGGCTGGGCATCTCCAACGGGCTGGACTGGTCCCTGGACCACAGGACCTTCTACCACGTGGACAGCCTGGAGTACTGCGTGCGCGCCTACGACTACGACACGCACACGGGTGGGATCG GGAACCCGCGGCTGCTGTGCCGGCTGGCGCAGGGCCAGGGCATGCCGGACGGGCTGTGCGTGGACGCCACGGGCAAGCTCTGGGTGGCGTGCATCGATGGCGGCAGGGTGGTCTGCCTGGACCCCGAGACAG GGACGCTGCTGCGCACGGTGGCCATGCCGGTGTCTCGGGTCACGTCCTGCTGCTTCGGGGGCCCGAGCTTCGCGGACCTGTACGTGACGTCCGCGGCCGACGGGCTGGGCCCCGAGCAGCTGCTGCAGGAGCCGCAGGCCGGACACGTCTTCAAG GTCTCGGGCCTGGGCGTGTGCGGGCGCGCCCCCCACTGCTTCCCCTGCTGA